One Glutamicibacter halophytocola DNA segment encodes these proteins:
- a CDS encoding FecCD family ABC transporter permease, which produces MAKSHYTKSRRHTVMITLGALLCVLAIVALGTGTIRLAPAEVLSVLGGNGSQRDRLVIGSIRAPRVLTAIGVGAALGAAGASFQSIARNPLGSPDIIGFTTGAATGAVAQIVVFNAGALATAGAAMACGLLTAGLVYSLSYARARTGGQRLVIIGIGVSAMLSAANTLLLAKGDADLAAQANLWLTGSLGGRSWPDALLVLLALAFLLPVLLWQSTGMTLLEMGDDAARALGVGAETVRRVTIFTAVCLSAAATAAAGPVAFVALASGAVIRQLIGSRNVPIVPAALTGAVLLLGCDVALQQLPMQWQMPIGMATALGGGLYLLFLLTRAPARR; this is translated from the coding sequence ATGGCAAAAAGCCACTACACGAAGTCACGCCGGCATACGGTGATGATCACTCTGGGTGCGCTCCTGTGCGTATTGGCCATCGTGGCGCTGGGCACTGGAACCATTAGGCTAGCGCCCGCAGAAGTACTCAGCGTCTTGGGCGGAAACGGCAGCCAACGGGATCGGCTGGTCATTGGCTCTATCCGCGCACCACGTGTATTGACCGCCATCGGAGTGGGCGCGGCCTTGGGCGCGGCCGGAGCCAGTTTCCAATCCATCGCCCGCAACCCGTTGGGCAGCCCCGATATCATCGGCTTCACCACCGGGGCCGCCACTGGCGCGGTGGCGCAGATCGTCGTGTTCAATGCCGGCGCCCTGGCCACGGCGGGTGCGGCGATGGCTTGCGGCCTGCTCACCGCAGGGCTGGTCTACTCCCTTTCCTATGCTCGGGCACGCACCGGCGGCCAGCGCCTGGTCATCATCGGCATCGGGGTCAGCGCCATGCTCTCGGCTGCCAATACACTGCTCCTGGCCAAGGGCGACGCAGACCTGGCCGCACAGGCCAACCTCTGGCTCACAGGTTCATTGGGTGGACGCAGCTGGCCTGATGCGCTGTTGGTCTTGCTGGCTCTGGCTTTCCTCCTGCCGGTCCTGTTGTGGCAGTCCACCGGGATGACCCTGTTGGAAATGGGCGACGACGCGGCGCGTGCCCTGGGCGTTGGGGCCGAAACCGTGCGCCGCGTAACCATCTTCACCGCAGTCTGCCTCAGCGCCGCGGCTACCGCGGCGGCCGGACCTGTAGCTTTCGTGGCCTTGGCTTCAGGGGCGGTTATTCGCCAGTTGATCGGTTCGCGCAACGTACCCATTGTGCCCGCGGCGCTCACCGGCGCCGTCTTGCTGCTCGGCTGTGACGTGGCGCTGCAACAGCTGCCCATGCAGTGGCAAATGCCCATCGGCATGGCCACCGCACTCGGTGGCGGCCTCTACCTGCTTTTCCTGTTGACCCGGGCTCCTGCACGGCGCTAG
- a CDS encoding siderophore-interacting protein, which produces MSAHTLIVKEILDYTPRMRRVVFHGEGVRAYAADGPAVPNIKIYFPRPGQELDFPQRDASTGRWHFAGDQRSRVRTYTVRWLDADASRIAIDFVRHGDEGLASAWVERISAGSKLGAFGGGGRVLKPGGTALMFGDETALPAISDTLEQMPENQEGEVFIEVADAQEIHELRAPAGIRITWLSRAGAPAGSTHNLINAMESYQVAHPQQIHLWVSAESEVVRFARSWAAQAEIPKANRLIIGYWHRTLDEVSYAYDSDHDRVADEMAYERPGHEEHAH; this is translated from the coding sequence GTGAGTGCCCATACTTTGATCGTCAAAGAAATTCTGGACTACACCCCGCGGATGCGCCGCGTCGTCTTCCACGGGGAGGGCGTACGCGCCTATGCCGCCGACGGGCCAGCCGTCCCCAATATCAAGATCTATTTCCCCCGTCCCGGGCAAGAACTGGATTTCCCCCAGCGTGATGCCAGCACCGGCCGGTGGCACTTTGCAGGTGACCAGCGCTCGAGGGTGAGGACCTACACGGTTCGCTGGCTTGATGCCGATGCCTCGCGGATAGCCATCGACTTTGTCCGCCACGGCGACGAAGGACTGGCCAGCGCGTGGGTGGAGAGGATCAGTGCGGGAAGCAAGCTCGGCGCTTTCGGCGGAGGTGGACGAGTACTCAAGCCCGGCGGGACAGCGCTCATGTTCGGCGATGAAACGGCGCTGCCGGCGATCAGCGACACCCTTGAGCAGATGCCCGAAAACCAGGAAGGCGAGGTGTTTATCGAGGTGGCCGACGCGCAAGAAATCCATGAACTGCGTGCGCCAGCAGGAATTCGCATCACTTGGCTATCGCGCGCCGGCGCACCAGCGGGCAGTACCCATAACCTGATCAACGCCATGGAAAGCTATCAGGTGGCACACCCGCAGCAGATCCACCTGTGGGTGTCGGCCGAATCTGAAGTGGTTCGATTTGCCCGCTCATGGGCTGCACAGGCCGAAATCCCCAAGGCGAACCGCCTGATTATCGGCTATTGGCATCGGACCCTCGATGAGGTGTCCTATGCCTATGATTCGGACCATGACCGCGTCGCCGACGAGATGGCCTACGAACGCCCCGGCCATGAAGAACATGCGCACTAG
- a CDS encoding alpha/beta hydrolase-fold protein, translating into MKNMRTRPGTASGSPRCFGYLNATRPDEELRAWRHALRNGELHTPVFEATADPALVYAHFLLADDGQPAPLTAAILSANALVDHRDLAASEFEKIADGLWAVTLQVPADWRAGYRITTHRGAGLPAWRIETERRPIRLAADAGGIDESNQLVGATMNGAPVSLAYAPASRIPSSLATATPDWHRPGPAVGGWGGPGQAPGIKHPRLHHHELYDENCQRPRDLWMYVPAQAVGPTPLAIVHDGATYARFLAAAESLDAAIASGELAPLHVLFIDSTTVQIRSEELPVLAGTTTSIAEQFLPWARNHYRISMRRDDVLINGASFGGLAALLMLCHYPHLVGRAIAQSPSLWHTDLAKHIVALPENSTVLIQAGCYETDIHEGCLRLMEHLCEYPPAAQVDFESLSGGHDWSWWNPELLCGLARFFPGAAHTGGSI; encoded by the coding sequence ATGAAGAACATGCGCACTAGGCCCGGCACGGCCTCGGGGTCCCCGCGCTGTTTCGGCTACCTGAATGCCACCCGGCCCGATGAAGAATTACGCGCCTGGAGGCACGCACTCCGCAACGGCGAGCTGCACACCCCGGTCTTTGAGGCAACGGCAGATCCAGCCCTGGTGTACGCCCATTTCCTTCTGGCCGATGATGGGCAGCCTGCGCCGCTGACCGCAGCGATCTTGTCGGCCAATGCGCTGGTGGATCACCGTGATCTCGCCGCCAGCGAATTCGAGAAAATCGCGGACGGCTTGTGGGCGGTGACCTTGCAGGTTCCCGCCGATTGGCGTGCTGGCTACCGCATCACCACCCACCGTGGCGCCGGTCTGCCCGCATGGCGCATCGAAACCGAACGCCGGCCTATCCGGCTGGCCGCCGACGCCGGAGGAATTGATGAATCCAATCAGTTGGTGGGAGCAACCATGAATGGCGCCCCGGTGTCCTTGGCCTATGCCCCTGCCAGCCGGATTCCTAGCTCGCTGGCGACTGCGACCCCGGACTGGCACCGCCCTGGTCCCGCGGTCGGGGGCTGGGGAGGGCCGGGACAAGCACCTGGAATCAAGCACCCCAGGCTGCATCATCACGAACTTTATGATGAAAATTGCCAACGCCCCCGAGACCTGTGGATGTATGTACCGGCCCAGGCCGTTGGCCCTACACCACTGGCCATTGTGCACGACGGTGCCACCTACGCTCGGTTCCTTGCGGCCGCGGAATCATTGGATGCAGCTATTGCTTCCGGCGAGCTTGCCCCGCTGCATGTGCTGTTCATCGACAGCACCACTGTTCAGATCAGAAGCGAGGAACTCCCCGTGCTCGCGGGAACCACTACTTCTATCGCCGAGCAGTTCCTGCCGTGGGCCCGCAATCATTACCGGATCTCCATGCGCCGCGACGACGTGCTAATTAATGGTGCTTCCTTTGGCGGTCTGGCAGCCCTGCTGATGCTCTGCCACTACCCGCATCTGGTGGGTCGCGCGATCGCACAGTCCCCCTCCCTATGGCACACCGACCTTGCAAAGCACATCGTGGCGCTGCCGGAAAACAGCACGGTGCTGATCCAGGCTGGCTGTTACGAAACGGATATCCACGAGGGGTGCCTTCGCCTCATGGAGCACCTGTGCGAGTATCCGCCGGCGGCCCAGGTGGACTTCGAGTCGCTGAGCGGTGGGCATGACTGGTCATGGTGGAATCCGGAACTGCTCTGCGGACTAGCCAGATTCTTCCCCGGAGCGGCCCACACCGGCGGGTCGATATAG
- a CDS encoding MATE family efflux transporter encodes MSSSTPTDSPKNISRQILALAVPALGALIAEPLFLLADSAIVGHLGVDELAGAALGTTVLQTAVGLMIFLAYATTPAVARAIGAGRPGQAMAAGRDGMWFAVVLGVVLSVLGYLTARPLVQAMGSVGPATDFAVDYIHYSLPGLTAMLLVLAATGVLRGMQDTKTPLVVATAGFGLNIVLNFALVYGANMSVAGAALGTSIAQWIMAAVYLWMLLPRIRQQGIALAPSWAGFISTGQVGSWLMLRNLTMRAALLLTVFVATSSGTQTLAAHQLVFTIFSFLAFALDALAIAAQAMIGQELGRGDAVRVRKLTGIMSRWGIYFGVATGLLLLASSWVFPMMFTPDEQIRELTTVGLWVLALSQPLCGLVFVLDGVLIGAGDARYLGLASVVNLAVYAPMLWAVLAFTSDPRSAIWWIWVAFALGFMASRGITLWVRARGTAWMRLGH; translated from the coding sequence GTGAGTTCCTCAACCCCCACCGATTCCCCGAAGAACATTTCCCGGCAGATCCTGGCCCTGGCAGTTCCTGCCCTTGGCGCGCTGATCGCCGAGCCGCTCTTCTTGCTCGCTGATTCGGCCATCGTCGGCCACCTTGGCGTGGACGAATTGGCGGGTGCTGCCCTGGGCACCACGGTCCTGCAGACCGCGGTGGGGCTGATGATCTTCCTGGCCTATGCCACCACCCCTGCGGTCGCCCGCGCGATTGGCGCGGGGCGTCCCGGGCAGGCGATGGCCGCCGGACGCGATGGCATGTGGTTCGCGGTGGTCCTGGGCGTGGTGCTCTCAGTGCTGGGATACCTCACCGCCAGGCCCCTGGTGCAGGCCATGGGTTCTGTGGGGCCGGCCACGGATTTTGCGGTGGACTACATCCACTATTCGCTGCCGGGGCTGACCGCGATGCTGCTGGTATTGGCTGCCACCGGCGTCCTGCGCGGAATGCAGGATACCAAGACCCCGCTGGTGGTTGCCACTGCCGGTTTCGGCTTGAATATCGTCCTGAACTTCGCCCTGGTCTACGGGGCGAACATGTCCGTGGCCGGTGCCGCCCTGGGCACATCGATCGCCCAGTGGATCATGGCAGCGGTCTATTTGTGGATGCTCTTGCCGCGGATCCGCCAGCAAGGAATCGCGCTGGCTCCCAGCTGGGCCGGATTCATCTCCACCGGCCAGGTCGGGTCCTGGCTGATGCTGCGCAACCTGACCATGCGCGCGGCCCTGCTGCTGACCGTCTTTGTCGCCACCAGCTCCGGAACCCAGACCCTGGCAGCCCATCAGCTGGTCTTCACCATCTTCAGCTTCCTGGCTTTTGCGCTGGATGCGCTGGCCATTGCGGCCCAAGCGATGATCGGCCAGGAGCTGGGGCGCGGGGATGCGGTGCGGGTCCGCAAGCTCACCGGCATCATGAGCCGCTGGGGAATCTATTTCGGCGTGGCCACCGGCCTGCTGCTGCTCGCCTCGTCATGGGTTTTCCCGATGATGTTCACCCCCGACGAGCAGATCCGCGAGCTGACCACCGTGGGACTGTGGGTTCTGGCTTTGTCCCAGCCGCTGTGCGGACTGGTCTTCGTGCTCGATGGGGTGCTGATCGGCGCCGGGGATGCCCGCTACCTGGGCCTGGCCAGCGTGGTGAATCTGGCGGTCTACGCTCCGATGCTTTGGGCGGTCCTGGCCTTCACCAGCGATCCGCGCTCGGCAATCTGGTGGATCTGGGTGGCCTTTGCGCTGGGATTCATGGCTTCCCGCGGGATCACCTTGTGGGTGCGCGCCCGGGGAACCGCCTGGATGCGCTTGGGCCACTAG
- a CDS encoding MBL fold metallo-hydrolase produces MSQEHLDQWQCAGCAVEFPPGAQPEGLCPICADERQYIPGGTQRWMRTGDLVADGHELTLTELEPGLTAIASPEIGIGQSALLVQTTGGNLLFDVPGLITEQIIAWLQSCGGLAGIVASHPHMYGVQQQYSQAFGGVPIYVAQADARWVQYSSSAIKLWKDAFEVLPGITLKQLGGHFPGSTVACWQAGADGRGVLLAGDAIFPVADGNVTFLRSYPNRIPLSAPVVRRMAKSLEELEFDRLYNNFASCVLTDAQRIVQFSADRYARWVSGEFDHLT; encoded by the coding sequence ATGAGCCAGGAGCACCTCGATCAGTGGCAGTGCGCAGGATGCGCCGTGGAGTTCCCGCCCGGCGCGCAGCCTGAGGGGCTGTGCCCGATCTGCGCCGACGAGCGCCAATACATTCCCGGAGGCACCCAACGCTGGATGCGGACCGGTGATCTGGTGGCGGACGGCCACGAGCTGACCCTCACGGAACTTGAACCCGGGCTGACGGCCATCGCTTCCCCGGAAATCGGCATTGGGCAAAGCGCCTTGCTGGTTCAGACCACCGGCGGCAATCTGCTCTTCGATGTTCCCGGGCTGATCACCGAGCAGATCATCGCCTGGCTGCAGTCCTGTGGCGGGTTGGCCGGGATCGTCGCCAGCCATCCGCACATGTACGGGGTGCAGCAGCAGTACAGCCAGGCATTTGGCGGCGTCCCGATCTACGTGGCACAGGCGGATGCCCGGTGGGTCCAATATTCATCTTCGGCGATCAAGCTCTGGAAGGATGCCTTTGAGGTCCTGCCCGGCATCACGCTGAAGCAATTGGGCGGGCATTTCCCTGGCAGCACCGTCGCCTGCTGGCAGGCCGGCGCCGATGGGCGTGGTGTGCTCTTGGCTGGAGATGCCATCTTCCCGGTGGCTGATGGCAACGTGACTTTTCTGCGCAGCTACCCCAACCGGATTCCGCTTTCGGCGCCCGTGGTGCGCCGCATGGCCAAGAGCTTGGAAGAGCTCGAATTTGACCGCCTCTACAACAACTTCGCCAGTTGCGTCCTCACGGATGCGCAGCGGATTGTCCAGTTTTCCGCGGATCGCTACGCCCGCTGGGTGTCGGGAGAATTCGACCATCTGACCTGA
- a CDS encoding MFS transporter → MPFAGHEPRTPAYRGMLLALFASGVATFSQLYAVQGLLPVISNDFRITSSQAALAVSSATLGLALAVTPWAIISDRIGRRRVICAALVASVLLGLLSTQSPTFQSLVVIRFFEGIALAGVPGSALAFLVDEVSPRAVAVASGTYISGTTLGGLAGRLVASFVGEPAGWRWGIAAVSIMAGLATLFFLLKAPAAQGFAPIRDQNLKAIAAKFGQALRGKMILVYAQGFLLMGGFVAVYNYLAFRLEAPPYLIPSSLAALVFLAYLSGTYTSVASGKVVARIRRRNTLRLSILCSAAGLALTLAGNLVVIVAGLLVFTAGFFAAHAVASGWVPVLASGARAQASSLYNLLYYVGSSVLGWLIGIPFMHYGWGSVVLSVVVLQAVAMVLASFLSKRDPSLGKA, encoded by the coding sequence GTGCCGTTTGCCGGACATGAACCACGCACTCCTGCTTACCGCGGCATGCTGCTGGCCCTCTTTGCCAGCGGCGTGGCCACTTTCTCCCAGCTCTACGCAGTGCAGGGGCTGCTGCCAGTCATCTCCAATGACTTCCGCATCACCTCGTCCCAAGCCGCGCTGGCGGTCTCGTCAGCGACCTTGGGGCTGGCCCTTGCGGTGACGCCGTGGGCCATTATCTCGGATCGGATTGGCCGGCGCAGGGTCATCTGCGCGGCGCTGGTCGCCTCGGTACTGCTGGGACTGCTCAGCACCCAGTCGCCGACGTTCCAGTCGCTCGTTGTCATCCGGTTCTTTGAAGGCATCGCCCTGGCCGGGGTACCCGGATCTGCCCTGGCATTCCTCGTGGACGAGGTCAGCCCCAGGGCCGTGGCCGTAGCCAGCGGCACCTACATCTCGGGAACCACCTTGGGCGGACTGGCCGGAAGGCTGGTGGCCAGTTTCGTTGGCGAGCCTGCGGGGTGGCGTTGGGGGATCGCGGCGGTGAGCATCATGGCCGGACTGGCCACGCTGTTCTTCTTGCTCAAAGCCCCCGCAGCCCAAGGCTTCGCACCCATCCGGGACCAGAACCTCAAGGCGATCGCCGCGAAGTTCGGCCAAGCGCTGCGCGGGAAGATGATTCTGGTCTATGCCCAGGGCTTCTTGCTCATGGGCGGCTTCGTCGCGGTCTACAACTATCTGGCGTTTCGGCTGGAAGCGCCTCCCTATCTCATCCCGTCATCCCTCGCGGCCCTGGTGTTCTTGGCGTATCTGTCTGGCACCTACACCTCGGTGGCCAGCGGGAAGGTGGTGGCCAGAATTAGGCGCCGCAATACGCTGCGCCTGAGCATCTTGTGCAGCGCCGCGGGACTGGCCTTGACCCTTGCGGGCAATCTCGTCGTCATTGTTGCCGGGCTGCTGGTCTTCACCGCGGGCTTCTTCGCGGCCCATGCGGTGGCCAGCGGCTGGGTTCCGGTGCTCGCCTCAGGCGCGCGAGCCCAGGCATCGAGCCTCTACAACCTGTTGTACTACGTCGGTTCCTCGGTGCTGGGATGGCTCATCGGCATCCCGTTCATGCACTACGGGTGGGGCAGCGTGGTGCTCTCGGTGGTCGTGCTGCAGGCGGTGGCGATGGTCTTGGCCTCGTTCCTCTCCAAGCGCGATCCGTCATTGGGCAAAGCCTAG
- a CDS encoding CPBP family intramembrane glutamic endopeptidase, protein MAVRPRQRVFNAGKFSKGDAWTMLAYLVFFIGGAAGLIALVPGYMAAFETQEQALFGINLILYVGFFILAMFQCGPQFFDSFKTMRYHPWAKWLMLPGGWLLTIMVNAIIAGLTGQVVTSENQAALEGMATTVPLPVMLVVTALFGPFVEEYFFRHLLIGKLSRKFNIWICLLFSTVLFAGIHFVGAGVGSWLEVVPYFMLGITMGLAYILSGKSMAYSYMLHVLNNTIALLVVYLLYPLLPAGA, encoded by the coding sequence ATGGCTGTACGGCCCAGGCAACGCGTCTTCAACGCCGGCAAGTTCAGCAAGGGCGATGCGTGGACGATGCTGGCCTACCTGGTCTTCTTCATCGGGGGAGCAGCCGGGCTGATTGCGCTCGTCCCGGGCTACATGGCGGCGTTCGAAACCCAGGAGCAAGCGCTCTTCGGCATCAACCTCATCCTGTATGTCGGCTTCTTCATTCTCGCGATGTTCCAATGCGGTCCGCAGTTCTTCGATTCCTTCAAGACCATGCGCTACCACCCGTGGGCGAAGTGGCTGATGCTGCCCGGAGGCTGGCTGCTGACCATCATGGTCAACGCGATCATCGCAGGACTCACCGGCCAAGTGGTGACCAGCGAAAACCAAGCCGCCCTGGAAGGCATGGCCACGACCGTGCCGCTGCCCGTGATGCTGGTCGTCACAGCGCTCTTTGGCCCGTTTGTCGAGGAATACTTCTTCCGCCACCTGCTGATCGGCAAGCTGTCACGCAAATTCAATATCTGGATTTGCCTGCTGTTCTCCACCGTCCTCTTCGCGGGGATCCACTTCGTCGGCGCGGGCGTCGGGTCCTGGCTGGAAGTCGTCCCCTATTTCATGCTCGGCATCACGATGGGCCTGGCCTACATCCTCAGTGGCAAGTCGATGGCCTACTCCTACATGCTGCATGTTCTGAATAACACCATTGCCCTGCTGGTCGTCTATCTTCTCTACCCGCTACTACCTGCAGGAGCCTGA
- the aqpZ gene encoding aquaporin Z has protein sequence MSDASVPTVGAKLSAEFLGTFVLVFGGCGSAIFAAKVMADESVNMGIGFMGVALAFGLTVLVMAYAVGHISGGHFNPAVTLGTAFAGRTPWKDVAPYIVTQIIAASVAGAVLFWIASGKDGFSAVDSGFASNGYGDRSPDGYSLVAALVAEIVLTAIFLYVILGSTDERAPKGFAPIAIGLSLTLIHLVSIPVTNTSVNPARSLGVAWFAGPEALGQVWLFILAPIIGAAIAGVSYKVLFPAFVDKGREGFDRN, from the coding sequence ATGTCTGATGCATCCGTGCCTACTGTGGGCGCAAAACTTTCGGCAGAATTCTTGGGCACCTTTGTGCTGGTCTTTGGTGGCTGCGGTTCGGCCATTTTCGCGGCAAAAGTCATGGCAGATGAATCCGTCAACATGGGGATCGGATTCATGGGCGTCGCTTTGGCCTTCGGCTTGACCGTATTGGTCATGGCCTACGCCGTCGGGCATATCTCCGGAGGGCACTTCAATCCTGCGGTCACCCTGGGCACCGCCTTCGCTGGCCGCACCCCATGGAAAGACGTGGCACCTTATATCGTCACGCAGATCATTGCCGCTTCGGTGGCCGGCGCGGTGCTGTTCTGGATCGCCTCGGGCAAGGATGGCTTCAGCGCAGTTGATTCAGGATTTGCCTCCAACGGCTACGGCGATCGTTCACCCGATGGCTATTCCCTGGTTGCGGCCTTGGTTGCTGAAATCGTCCTCACCGCTATTTTCCTCTACGTGATCCTGGGTTCCACCGACGAGCGCGCGCCCAAGGGCTTTGCCCCGATTGCCATCGGCCTGTCGTTGACCCTGATCCACCTGGTGTCGATTCCGGTCACCAACACCTCGGTCAACCCCGCTCGTTCGCTGGGCGTAGCCTGGTTTGCCGGTCCTGAGGCCTTGGGCCAGGTCTGGCTGTTCATTCTCGCGCCGATTATTGGCGCGGCTATTGCCGGTGTCAGCTACAAGGTCTTGTTCCCGGCCTTCGTCGACAAGGGCCGCGAAGGATTCGACCGCAACTAG
- a CDS encoding FUSC family protein, whose amino-acid sequence MAHSPEIRPAVRVGLGLGIPGSVLLATGRTDLLAYAVFGSIVGMYGRAPHRWQRLKNQLLGAAMMLCAGICGIAMAPLGLHGWVLLAGGMFWSAFSSVIADRYGIKPGGAFFPLFAFGALGTLPVGELPAVDGLIAFVATALFSVLLGQADRFEAMGERRRGATVIPWPAILRRARTYLLVIFLAGAVGILLHVEHLQWILAGAAVPLAAGNARGRLRRGAHRLAGTLAGIGALLGISYLAPSEPVIGCLIILLMFPTEAYMARNYGLALSFFTPLIILMLQLANPKIGSQLVWDCAMGNLLGVVVGIAAAAVFERRPSSMKANLGEARKSNSSMNPDEK is encoded by the coding sequence ATGGCGCACAGCCCGGAGATCCGTCCGGCCGTCCGCGTTGGCCTGGGCCTGGGGATCCCCGGCAGCGTATTGCTGGCAACGGGCAGAACAGACCTCCTCGCCTACGCGGTGTTCGGCTCCATCGTCGGAATGTACGGACGCGCTCCGCATCGTTGGCAGCGGCTGAAGAACCAGCTGCTCGGGGCGGCCATGATGCTCTGCGCGGGAATCTGCGGGATCGCCATGGCTCCCCTGGGATTGCATGGGTGGGTGCTGCTTGCCGGAGGAATGTTCTGGTCAGCCTTCAGCTCGGTGATCGCCGATCGATATGGGATCAAGCCAGGCGGAGCCTTCTTCCCGCTTTTTGCCTTTGGCGCTTTGGGGACCTTGCCGGTGGGGGAGCTGCCTGCAGTGGATGGGCTGATTGCGTTCGTGGCGACCGCGCTGTTCAGCGTTTTGCTCGGCCAAGCCGATCGATTTGAAGCCATGGGCGAACGCAGGAGGGGCGCCACGGTGATTCCCTGGCCCGCCATCCTGCGCAGGGCAAGAACCTACCTGCTGGTGATTTTCCTGGCTGGAGCTGTCGGGATCTTGCTGCACGTGGAACATCTCCAGTGGATCCTGGCCGGGGCGGCCGTTCCGCTGGCCGCTGGCAATGCCCGAGGGCGCTTGCGGCGAGGCGCTCACCGGCTCGCCGGTACCCTGGCTGGCATTGGCGCGCTGTTGGGAATCAGCTACCTGGCGCCCAGCGAGCCGGTGATCGGGTGCTTGATCATCTTGCTGATGTTCCCTACCGAGGCCTATATGGCTCGAAACTACGGTCTTGCCCTCAGCTTCTTCACCCCGCTGATTATCTTGATGCTCCAATTGGCCAATCCGAAGATCGGATCGCAGCTGGTGTGGGACTGCGCCATGGGAAATCTGCTGGGCGTGGTGGTCGGCATTGCGGCGGCCGCCGTGTTTGAACGGCGCCCTTCATCCATGAAAGCCAACCTAGGCGAAGCGCGGAAATCGAACAGCAGCATGAACCCCGATGAAAAATAA
- a CDS encoding LysR family transcriptional regulator: MMLRQLEYLVALANEGHFARAAEECAVSQPALSEGIRKLEKELGAPLVRRSHAFQSLTVEGETVLKWARKLLKDHESLKQEIAHYQHGLNGTLRIGTVPAASSTVATLTDKFARAYPEVGINVQASLRSEEIVRQIRNYELDAGLIYAEPQDVAGLLVYPLYAEEHVLLTATGVLAQDAVVPWSSALELPLCLLDSSLRGRQVLDQTLSEHGLEVSPRIECDSIVTLLAHVSTGNWASIVPRQWLPPLGTLPGIELTRLDDPQVTSQISLVMEDDNPLTLMTRALQKIIFEIFPSANSAPSSRHN; this comes from the coding sequence ATGATGCTTAGACAGTTGGAATATCTGGTGGCGCTGGCCAATGAAGGGCACTTTGCCCGGGCAGCCGAGGAATGCGCGGTCTCCCAGCCAGCATTGTCCGAAGGCATCCGAAAACTTGAAAAGGAACTGGGCGCGCCACTGGTCAGGCGCAGCCATGCCTTCCAGAGCTTGACCGTTGAAGGGGAGACTGTGCTCAAATGGGCTCGAAAACTCCTGAAAGACCACGAATCGCTGAAACAGGAAATTGCCCATTACCAGCATGGGCTCAATGGAACCCTGCGCATCGGCACCGTTCCTGCCGCCTCCTCCACGGTCGCAACGCTCACCGACAAATTTGCCCGGGCCTATCCGGAAGTGGGCATCAATGTCCAGGCAAGCCTCCGGTCGGAGGAGATTGTCCGCCAGATCAGGAACTATGAGCTGGACGCGGGGCTGATCTATGCGGAGCCGCAGGACGTGGCCGGGCTGCTGGTATATCCGCTCTATGCCGAGGAGCATGTGCTGCTCACCGCGACGGGCGTACTCGCCCAAGACGCGGTGGTGCCATGGAGCTCAGCCTTGGAGCTGCCTTTGTGCCTTCTCGATTCATCCCTGAGGGGACGCCAAGTGCTGGACCAGACGCTCAGCGAGCATGGCCTGGAAGTCTCTCCGCGCATCGAATGCGACTCGATAGTCACGCTGCTCGCGCATGTGTCAACGGGAAATTGGGCCAGCATTGTCCCGCGCCAGTGGCTGCCTCCGCTGGGCACCCTTCCCGGAATCGAGTTGACCCGGCTGGATGATCCGCAGGTCACGTCGCAGATTTCCCTGGTGATGGAAGATGACAATCCGTTAACTTTGATGACGCGAGCGCTCCAGAAGATTATTTTTGAGATTTTTCCGTCGGCTAATAGCGCTCCCAGTAGTCGTCATAACTAA